In one Steroidobacteraceae bacterium genomic region, the following are encoded:
- a CDS encoding NHL repeat-containing protein: MPVPAFGRAAIVRLLIALQITLLVPGVVQAEQQLFVSSSNIGVAGNAPIEPVEIVRFDAQTGRRIDRVVDVFEQAIMRSIRGVTVGPDGHIYVAARQSASGDDDLGQVIKYDGRTFAYLGQFVLPGRGGLRGPEGIAFGPDGHLYVASRFTDSILRYDGATGAFIDAFVPTGTAGLDDPIAIKFDAAGNLYVAADRNNGVLVFGPQGRFIRVAADTAAQGYTSARGLAIGPNGDVFVATIAVDAQSRAGVVAKFDGNGNFVAEIARLTPGSAALGEIVGDMAFDARGHLLVGDIIGQRVRRFDVGGGAELNPAADPILRPRFIALADLALMSVDSDALTVTGDGDENPDRIYGVPFTTEVIDGIAHFYLPGDVNFTNPLIRGTGSNGIVLHVGNNAMVADGVTFIASGKAALPGPGGGPGGSGGSASFGGAGGRPLAPNPVTVTRCNGAAFFGDDNDEPSAPGCGGYGDSDIGFDGFNGNAGLGGTVGEDGGDSSDGGAGSDGGVGVANGDLGAMGGAGGGGRLGSVRGAAGGGGRGGSGAAFSVIINASDGGAGGIGGSGGDGIDGLFGFDGALGAQGAHRYQAGVFSAGNGGSGGGGGSGGSGGGAGGSGGNGGGGGGGGPTTVAPPFNTIVLSGGDGGRGGGGGQGSSGTAGGIGGVGGDGGGGGGLFVLDVAGRLIFDSALLESRGGDGSRGRAGQFAAMPTAGSAGGNGTAGTAGDVFAANDGGDGGDGGRGGAGGKGGKGGAGGIGGGGGGGAGGMFALIASVLTAPDVLADLRGGETFGTQTRGADGYLLVGTYTDRPTFTNATAEVIAGSGRDNPFISGNTNVANIPGLQGGADAFGIAQLTAGDIPGANAGPSDTGVAIVRMDRGPAGYDDDFRDQDMILLVNVSGAAIDNPQFGVGGGVSTPLLQGGFATRGEFGGNGPTTITQLSPGAVYVTLVPDGAVSVNFTGRINGRSHRVSSATLAKGEAVYSSPDSTGAGGGGSGGGGGSLDVALLAVLLAGLLQRLWRAYRDARCRNGCSGTDRELNNVLAPLESRVAAERHDIRCLA; encoded by the coding sequence ATGCCAGTCCCTGCATTTGGGCGAGCCGCGATTGTTCGCCTGCTTATTGCACTGCAAATTACCTTGCTCGTGCCCGGTGTCGTTCAGGCGGAGCAACAGCTGTTCGTCAGCAGCAGCAATATTGGTGTCGCCGGCAATGCGCCAATCGAGCCCGTCGAGATCGTGAGGTTCGATGCGCAAACGGGGCGCCGCATTGACCGTGTTGTCGATGTTTTTGAGCAGGCCATCATGCGCTCGATCCGTGGTGTCACCGTGGGTCCGGATGGTCACATCTATGTCGCGGCGCGCCAAAGCGCCAGCGGCGATGACGACCTGGGCCAGGTCATCAAATACGACGGCCGGACATTCGCGTATCTCGGTCAGTTCGTACTGCCCGGTCGCGGTGGCCTGCGCGGTCCCGAAGGCATCGCTTTCGGACCTGACGGTCATCTCTATGTTGCGAGCCGGTTTACGGATTCGATACTGCGCTACGACGGCGCAACCGGGGCCTTCATCGACGCATTCGTGCCCACCGGCACTGCTGGTCTCGATGACCCGATCGCGATCAAGTTCGACGCGGCCGGTAACCTGTATGTTGCTGCTGACCGCAACAATGGCGTGCTGGTATTTGGCCCCCAGGGTCGATTCATCCGCGTGGCTGCTGACACGGCCGCGCAGGGCTATACCTCGGCGCGTGGCCTGGCCATTGGCCCCAATGGAGACGTGTTCGTTGCGACCATCGCTGTTGACGCACAGTCGCGCGCCGGCGTCGTCGCCAAGTTCGACGGCAATGGCAATTTCGTCGCCGAGATCGCGCGACTGACTCCGGGCAGTGCGGCGCTCGGTGAAATCGTCGGCGATATGGCGTTCGACGCCAGGGGACATCTGCTGGTTGGCGACATCATCGGCCAGCGCGTTCGCCGATTCGATGTCGGCGGCGGCGCTGAGCTCAACCCGGCGGCGGATCCCATCCTGCGGCCGAGGTTTATCGCGCTGGCGGACCTTGCACTCATGAGTGTCGACTCCGATGCGCTCACCGTGACCGGCGATGGTGATGAGAATCCAGATCGGATCTACGGCGTACCATTCACGACCGAAGTCATCGACGGCATCGCACATTTCTATCTGCCGGGTGATGTGAATTTCACCAATCCGCTGATTCGCGGTACGGGAAGCAACGGAATCGTGCTTCATGTTGGCAACAACGCCATGGTTGCCGATGGCGTGACTTTCATTGCATCCGGAAAAGCTGCGCTTCCAGGTCCCGGGGGCGGGCCGGGCGGCAGCGGTGGCAGCGCGTCATTTGGCGGCGCGGGTGGTCGGCCGCTGGCGCCGAATCCGGTGACGGTGACACGATGCAATGGGGCCGCGTTTTTTGGTGATGACAATGACGAACCCAGCGCACCCGGCTGCGGTGGTTACGGGGATTCCGACATCGGTTTCGATGGTTTCAATGGTAACGCGGGTCTCGGTGGCACGGTCGGCGAGGACGGCGGCGACTCGTCGGATGGCGGCGCCGGGTCGGACGGCGGCGTTGGCGTGGCGAACGGCGATCTTGGCGCAATGGGCGGTGCGGGTGGCGGAGGACGACTCGGCAGTGTGCGCGGAGCGGCGGGCGGCGGCGGTCGCGGCGGTTCGGGCGCGGCATTCTCGGTCATCATCAATGCGTCGGATGGTGGCGCCGGCGGAATTGGTGGCTCAGGGGGCGATGGAATCGACGGCTTGTTTGGTTTCGACGGCGCGCTCGGTGCGCAAGGCGCGCATCGCTATCAGGCCGGTGTCTTCAGCGCCGGCAATGGCGGTAGCGGCGGTGGTGGTGGCAGCGGCGGATCCGGCGGCGGCGCGGGTGGCAGTGGCGGCAACGGCGGCGGCGGCGGTGGCGGTGGTCCGACGACCGTCGCGCCTCCGTTCAATACAATCGTATTGAGCGGTGGCGATGGCGGTCGCGGAGGCGGCGGAGGTCAGGGCAGCAGCGGCACTGCGGGTGGCATCGGTGGCGTTGGCGGCGACGGTGGTGGCGGTGGCGGCTTGTTCGTTCTCGATGTCGCTGGCCGACTGATTTTCGACAGCGCATTGCTGGAGTCGCGCGGTGGCGATGGCTCGCGCGGCAGGGCCGGCCAGTTTGCTGCGATGCCAACAGCCGGTAGCGCCGGTGGCAACGGGACCGCCGGGACGGCTGGCGATGTGTTCGCAGCCAATGACGGCGGCGATGGCGGCGATGGCGGACGCGGTGGCGCCGGCGGCAAGGGCGGTAAAGGTGGCGCAGGCGGCATCGGTGGCGGTGGCGGTGGCGGTGCCGGTGGTATGTTCGCGTTGATCGCAAGCGTTCTCACCGCACCGGATGTCCTGGCGGACCTGCGTGGCGGCGAAACGTTCGGCACTCAAACCCGAGGTGCCGATGGCTATCTGCTGGTTGGCACTTATACCGATCGACCGACGTTTACGAACGCGACGGCCGAGGTGATTGCAGGCAGTGGTCGCGACAATCCGTTCATCTCGGGTAACACCAACGTCGCAAACATTCCGGGCCTGCAAGGCGGCGCGGACGCGTTTGGCATCGCCCAGCTGACTGCGGGCGACATTCCGGGCGCAAACGCCGGACCGTCGGACACCGGCGTTGCAATCGTGCGCATGGACCGTGGTCCCGCCGGTTACGACGATGATTTCCGCGATCAGGACATGATCCTGCTCGTGAATGTTTCAGGCGCAGCAATCGACAATCCACAATTCGGTGTCGGCGGCGGAGTCAGCACGCCCCTGTTGCAGGGAGGGTTTGCGACGCGCGGCGAATTTGGTGGTAACGGCCCGACAACGATCACTCAGCTGTCGCCCGGCGCTGTCTATGTGACGTTGGTGCCGGACGGCGCGGTAAGCGTGAATTTTACGGGCCGCATCAACGGCCGCAGTCATCGGGTGAGCAGCGCAACTCTCGCCAAGGGCGAGGCGGTTTACTCTTCGCCGGACAGTACCGGCGCCGGTGGTGGCGGCAGTGGCGGCGGCGGCGGTTCACTCGACGTCGCACTGCTCGCAGTCTTGCTGGCCGGGTTGCTGCAGCGACTTTGGCGCGCATATCGCGACGCCCGTTGCCGCAATGGTTGCAGCGGCACGGATCGTGAGCTAAATAACGTACTGGCGCCACTGGAGTCGCGAGTCGCTGCAGAAAGACATGACATCCGATGCCTGGCATAA